The following are encoded in a window of Pseudophryne corroboree isolate aPseCor3 chromosome 3 unlocalized genomic scaffold, aPseCor3.hap2 SUPER_3_unloc_2, whole genome shotgun sequence genomic DNA:
- the LOC134983636 gene encoding oocyte zinc finger protein XlCOF22-like isoform X1, whose amino-acid sequence MMENHRPLTSLDGASNSNNTPERCPHPLYSEYCTEENNRMPQKDPGEELTDMKVESIGGEEETYVTDNNAEDIAEEEPYVTDMKVEDIEGEEEMYVTDNKAEDIAEEELYVTDMKAEDIEGEEEMYVTDMKVEDTEGEEETYVTDMKAEDTEREEETYVTDMKVEDTEGEEETYVTDIKVEDTEGEEETYVTDMKTEDIEGEKETYATTVKVENIKRKEETYVIDIKGEEEMYLIDNKAEDLKEEETYVWGDQQYKEEAIPTGFSTVDEETSRNTLEGDLIVSSLSSDFKIEDNIRQDSPGEYPITLNIHPVRHSADVSSGPYNHEECSADNSDLAIHSTAHKDVTILSCFESGKSSICHSVFVKQKPFPCSECKKGFTKKSDLVVHQRCHTGEKPFPCSECGKCFTQKSCLVRHERIHTGEKPFPCSECGKYFTQKSDLVKHQRSHTGEMPFPCSECWKCFKKKSELVIHQRSHTGERPFPCPECGKCYTLKSVLITHQRSHTGERPFPCSECGKCFTQKAHLVRHKRSHTVEKPFTCSECGKCFTQKSCLVRHERIHTGEKPCPCSECGKYFTQKSDLVTHQRSHTGEKPFPCSECGKCYTLKSVLITHQRSHTGEWPFPCSECGTCFTQKAHLVRHETIHTVEKPFTCSECEKCFTRKSHLVKHQKSHR is encoded by the exons gGTGAAGAactgactgatatgaaggtagaaagTATAGGGggcgaagaagagacgtatgtgactgataataaCGCAGAAGATATAGCGGAAGAAGagccgtatgtgactgatatgaaggtagaagatatagagggagaagaagagatgtatgtgactgataataaggcagaagatatagcggaAGAAGagctgtatgtgactgatatgaaggcagaagatatagagggagaagaagagatgtatgtgactgatatgaaggttgaagatacagagggagaagaagagacgtatgtgactgatatgaaggcagaagatacagagagagaagaagagacgtatgtgactgatatgaaggtagaagatacagagggggaagaagagacgtatgtgactgatataaaggtagaagatacagagggggaagaagagacgtatgtgactgatatgaaaacagaagatatagagggagaaaaagagacataTGCGACTACTGTTAAGGTAGAAAATATAAAGAGAAAGGAAGAGACATATGTAattgatataaagggagaagaagagatgtatttgATTGATAATAAGGCAGAAGACCTaaaggaagaagagacgtatgtgtggGGTGATCAGCAGTATAAGGAGGAAGCAATCCCTacaggtttcagcacag TAGATGAAGAAACAAGCAGAAATACCTTGGAGGGAGATCTCATTGTGTCCTCATTGTCTTCAGATTTTAAAATAGAAGATAACATCAGACAAGATTCTCCAGGAGAATACCCCATTACCCTAAATATACATCCAGTACGTCACAGTGCAGATGTATCATCTGGTCCCTACAATCATGAAGAATGTTCTGCAGATAATTCAGATCTTGCTATACATAGTACAGCTCATAAAGATGTTACAATATTATCTTGTTTTGAATCTGGTAAAAGTTCTATatgtcattcagtttttgttaaacagaaaccatttccatgctctgagtgtaagAAAGGTTTTAccaagaaatcagatcttgttgtacatcagagatgtcatacaggtgagaaaccatttccatgctctgagtgtgggaaatgttttacacagaaatcatgtcttgttagacatgagagaattcatacaggtgagaaaccatttccatgttctgagtgtgggaaatattttacacaaaaatcagatcttgttaaacatcagagaagtcacacaggtgagatgccatttccatgttctgagtgttggAAATGTTTTAAGAAGAAATCAGAGCTTgtgatacatcagagaagtcacacaggtgagaggccatttccatgccctgagtgtgggaaatgttatacacTTAAATCAgtccttattacacatcagagaagtcacacaggtgagaggccatttccctgctctgagtgtgggaaatgttttacacagaaagcaCATCTTGTTAGACACAAGAGAAGTCATACAgtagagaagccatttacatgttcagagtgtgggaaatgttttacacagaaatcatgtcttgttagacatgagagaattcatacaggtgagaaaccatgtccatgctctgagtgtgggaaatattttacacaaaaatcagatcttgttacacatcagagaagtcacacaggtgagaagccatttccatgttctgagtgtgggaaatgttatacacTTAAATCAgtccttattacacatcagagaagtcacacaggtgagtggCCATTtccctgctctgagtgtgggacatgttttacacagaaagcacatcttgttagacatgagacaaTTCATACAgtagagaagccatttacatgttcagagtgtgagaaatgttttacaagaaaatcacatcttgttaagcaTCAGAAAAGTCACAGGTAA
- the LOC134983636 gene encoding oocyte zinc finger protein XlCOF22-like isoform X2, which produces MMENHRPLTSLDGASNSNNTPERCPHPLYSEYCTEENNRMPQKDPGEELTDMKVESIGGEEETYVTDNNAEDIAEEEPYVTDMKVEDIEGEEEMYVTDNKAEDIAEEELYVTDMKAEDIEGEEEMYVTDMKVEDTEGEEETYVTDMKAEDTEREEETYVTDMKVEDTEGEEETYVTDIKVEDTEGEEETYVTDMKTEDIEGEKETYATTVKVENIKRKEETYVIDIKGEEEMYLIDNKAEDLKEEETYVWGDQQYKEEAIPTGFSTDEETSRNTLEGDLIVSSLSSDFKIEDNIRQDSPGEYPITLNIHPVRHSADVSSGPYNHEECSADNSDLAIHSTAHKDVTILSCFESGKSSICHSVFVKQKPFPCSECKKGFTKKSDLVVHQRCHTGEKPFPCSECGKCFTQKSCLVRHERIHTGEKPFPCSECGKYFTQKSDLVKHQRSHTGEMPFPCSECWKCFKKKSELVIHQRSHTGERPFPCPECGKCYTLKSVLITHQRSHTGERPFPCSECGKCFTQKAHLVRHKRSHTVEKPFTCSECGKCFTQKSCLVRHERIHTGEKPCPCSECGKYFTQKSDLVTHQRSHTGEKPFPCSECGKCYTLKSVLITHQRSHTGEWPFPCSECGTCFTQKAHLVRHETIHTVEKPFTCSECEKCFTRKSHLVKHQKSHR; this is translated from the exons gGTGAAGAactgactgatatgaaggtagaaagTATAGGGggcgaagaagagacgtatgtgactgataataaCGCAGAAGATATAGCGGAAGAAGagccgtatgtgactgatatgaaggtagaagatatagagggagaagaagagatgtatgtgactgataataaggcagaagatatagcggaAGAAGagctgtatgtgactgatatgaaggcagaagatatagagggagaagaagagatgtatgtgactgatatgaaggttgaagatacagagggagaagaagagacgtatgtgactgatatgaaggcagaagatacagagagagaagaagagacgtatgtgactgatatgaaggtagaagatacagagggggaagaagagacgtatgtgactgatataaaggtagaagatacagagggggaagaagagacgtatgtgactgatatgaaaacagaagatatagagggagaaaaagagacataTGCGACTACTGTTAAGGTAGAAAATATAAAGAGAAAGGAAGAGACATATGTAattgatataaagggagaagaagagatgtatttgATTGATAATAAGGCAGAAGACCTaaaggaagaagagacgtatgtgtggGGTGATCAGCAGTATAAGGAGGAAGCAATCCCTacaggtttcagcacag ATGAAGAAACAAGCAGAAATACCTTGGAGGGAGATCTCATTGTGTCCTCATTGTCTTCAGATTTTAAAATAGAAGATAACATCAGACAAGATTCTCCAGGAGAATACCCCATTACCCTAAATATACATCCAGTACGTCACAGTGCAGATGTATCATCTGGTCCCTACAATCATGAAGAATGTTCTGCAGATAATTCAGATCTTGCTATACATAGTACAGCTCATAAAGATGTTACAATATTATCTTGTTTTGAATCTGGTAAAAGTTCTATatgtcattcagtttttgttaaacagaaaccatttccatgctctgagtgtaagAAAGGTTTTAccaagaaatcagatcttgttgtacatcagagatgtcatacaggtgagaaaccatttccatgctctgagtgtgggaaatgttttacacagaaatcatgtcttgttagacatgagagaattcatacaggtgagaaaccatttccatgttctgagtgtgggaaatattttacacaaaaatcagatcttgttaaacatcagagaagtcacacaggtgagatgccatttccatgttctgagtgttggAAATGTTTTAAGAAGAAATCAGAGCTTgtgatacatcagagaagtcacacaggtgagaggccatttccatgccctgagtgtgggaaatgttatacacTTAAATCAgtccttattacacatcagagaagtcacacaggtgagaggccatttccctgctctgagtgtgggaaatgttttacacagaaagcaCATCTTGTTAGACACAAGAGAAGTCATACAgtagagaagccatttacatgttcagagtgtgggaaatgttttacacagaaatcatgtcttgttagacatgagagaattcatacaggtgagaaaccatgtccatgctctgagtgtgggaaatattttacacaaaaatcagatcttgttacacatcagagaagtcacacaggtgagaagccatttccatgttctgagtgtgggaaatgttatacacTTAAATCAgtccttattacacatcagagaagtcacacaggtgagtggCCATTtccctgctctgagtgtgggacatgttttacacagaaagcacatcttgttagacatgagacaaTTCATACAgtagagaagccatttacatgttcagagtgtgagaaatgttttacaagaaaatcacatcttgttaagcaTCAGAAAAGTCACAGGTAA
- the LOC134983636 gene encoding oocyte zinc finger protein XlCOF22-like isoform X3: MPQKDPGEELTDMKVESIGGEEETYVTDNNAEDIAEEEPYVTDMKVEDIEGEEEMYVTDNKAEDIAEEELYVTDMKAEDIEGEEEMYVTDMKVEDTEGEEETYVTDMKAEDTEREEETYVTDMKVEDTEGEEETYVTDIKVEDTEGEEETYVTDMKTEDIEGEKETYATTVKVENIKRKEETYVIDIKGEEEMYLIDNKAEDLKEEETYVWGDQQYKEEAIPTGFSTVDEETSRNTLEGDLIVSSLSSDFKIEDNIRQDSPGEYPITLNIHPVRHSADVSSGPYNHEECSADNSDLAIHSTAHKDVTILSCFESGKSSICHSVFVKQKPFPCSECKKGFTKKSDLVVHQRCHTGEKPFPCSECGKCFTQKSCLVRHERIHTGEKPFPCSECGKYFTQKSDLVKHQRSHTGEMPFPCSECWKCFKKKSELVIHQRSHTGERPFPCPECGKCYTLKSVLITHQRSHTGERPFPCSECGKCFTQKAHLVRHKRSHTVEKPFTCSECGKCFTQKSCLVRHERIHTGEKPCPCSECGKYFTQKSDLVTHQRSHTGEKPFPCSECGKCYTLKSVLITHQRSHTGEWPFPCSECGTCFTQKAHLVRHETIHTVEKPFTCSECEKCFTRKSHLVKHQKSHR, from the exons gGTGAAGAactgactgatatgaaggtagaaagTATAGGGggcgaagaagagacgtatgtgactgataataaCGCAGAAGATATAGCGGAAGAAGagccgtatgtgactgatatgaaggtagaagatatagagggagaagaagagatgtatgtgactgataataaggcagaagatatagcggaAGAAGagctgtatgtgactgatatgaaggcagaagatatagagggagaagaagagatgtatgtgactgatatgaaggttgaagatacagagggagaagaagagacgtatgtgactgatatgaaggcagaagatacagagagagaagaagagacgtatgtgactgatatgaaggtagaagatacagagggggaagaagagacgtatgtgactgatataaaggtagaagatacagagggggaagaagagacgtatgtgactgatatgaaaacagaagatatagagggagaaaaagagacataTGCGACTACTGTTAAGGTAGAAAATATAAAGAGAAAGGAAGAGACATATGTAattgatataaagggagaagaagagatgtatttgATTGATAATAAGGCAGAAGACCTaaaggaagaagagacgtatgtgtggGGTGATCAGCAGTATAAGGAGGAAGCAATCCCTacaggtttcagcacag TAGATGAAGAAACAAGCAGAAATACCTTGGAGGGAGATCTCATTGTGTCCTCATTGTCTTCAGATTTTAAAATAGAAGATAACATCAGACAAGATTCTCCAGGAGAATACCCCATTACCCTAAATATACATCCAGTACGTCACAGTGCAGATGTATCATCTGGTCCCTACAATCATGAAGAATGTTCTGCAGATAATTCAGATCTTGCTATACATAGTACAGCTCATAAAGATGTTACAATATTATCTTGTTTTGAATCTGGTAAAAGTTCTATatgtcattcagtttttgttaaacagaaaccatttccatgctctgagtgtaagAAAGGTTTTAccaagaaatcagatcttgttgtacatcagagatgtcatacaggtgagaaaccatttccatgctctgagtgtgggaaatgttttacacagaaatcatgtcttgttagacatgagagaattcatacaggtgagaaaccatttccatgttctgagtgtgggaaatattttacacaaaaatcagatcttgttaaacatcagagaagtcacacaggtgagatgccatttccatgttctgagtgttggAAATGTTTTAAGAAGAAATCAGAGCTTgtgatacatcagagaagtcacacaggtgagaggccatttccatgccctgagtgtgggaaatgttatacacTTAAATCAgtccttattacacatcagagaagtcacacaggtgagaggccatttccctgctctgagtgtgggaaatgttttacacagaaagcaCATCTTGTTAGACACAAGAGAAGTCATACAgtagagaagccatttacatgttcagagtgtgggaaatgttttacacagaaatcatgtcttgttagacatgagagaattcatacaggtgagaaaccatgtccatgctctgagtgtgggaaatattttacacaaaaatcagatcttgttacacatcagagaagtcacacaggtgagaagccatttccatgttctgagtgtgggaaatgttatacacTTAAATCAgtccttattacacatcagagaagtcacacaggtgagtggCCATTtccctgctctgagtgtgggacatgttttacacagaaagcacatcttgttagacatgagacaaTTCATACAgtagagaagccatttacatgttcagagtgtgagaaatgttttacaagaaaatcacatcttgttaagcaTCAGAAAAGTCACAGGTAA
- the LOC134983636 gene encoding oocyte zinc finger protein XlCOF22-like isoform X4: MKVESIGGEEETYVTDNNAEDIAEEEPYVTDMKVEDIEGEEEMYVTDNKAEDIAEEELYVTDMKAEDIEGEEEMYVTDMKVEDTEGEEETYVTDMKAEDTEREEETYVTDMKVEDTEGEEETYVTDIKVEDTEGEEETYVTDMKTEDIEGEKETYATTVKVENIKRKEETYVIDIKGEEEMYLIDNKAEDLKEEETYVWGDQQYKEEAIPTGFSTVDEETSRNTLEGDLIVSSLSSDFKIEDNIRQDSPGEYPITLNIHPVRHSADVSSGPYNHEECSADNSDLAIHSTAHKDVTILSCFESGKSSICHSVFVKQKPFPCSECKKGFTKKSDLVVHQRCHTGEKPFPCSECGKCFTQKSCLVRHERIHTGEKPFPCSECGKYFTQKSDLVKHQRSHTGEMPFPCSECWKCFKKKSELVIHQRSHTGERPFPCPECGKCYTLKSVLITHQRSHTGERPFPCSECGKCFTQKAHLVRHKRSHTVEKPFTCSECGKCFTQKSCLVRHERIHTGEKPCPCSECGKYFTQKSDLVTHQRSHTGEKPFPCSECGKCYTLKSVLITHQRSHTGEWPFPCSECGTCFTQKAHLVRHETIHTVEKPFTCSECEKCFTRKSHLVKHQKSHR; the protein is encoded by the exons atgaaggtagaaagTATAGGGggcgaagaagagacgtatgtgactgataataaCGCAGAAGATATAGCGGAAGAAGagccgtatgtgactgatatgaaggtagaagatatagagggagaagaagagatgtatgtgactgataataaggcagaagatatagcggaAGAAGagctgtatgtgactgatatgaaggcagaagatatagagggagaagaagagatgtatgtgactgatatgaaggttgaagatacagagggagaagaagagacgtatgtgactgatatgaaggcagaagatacagagagagaagaagagacgtatgtgactgatatgaaggtagaagatacagagggggaagaagagacgtatgtgactgatataaaggtagaagatacagagggggaagaagagacgtatgtgactgatatgaaaacagaagatatagagggagaaaaagagacataTGCGACTACTGTTAAGGTAGAAAATATAAAGAGAAAGGAAGAGACATATGTAattgatataaagggagaagaagagatgtatttgATTGATAATAAGGCAGAAGACCTaaaggaagaagagacgtatgtgtggGGTGATCAGCAGTATAAGGAGGAAGCAATCCCTacaggtttcagcacag TAGATGAAGAAACAAGCAGAAATACCTTGGAGGGAGATCTCATTGTGTCCTCATTGTCTTCAGATTTTAAAATAGAAGATAACATCAGACAAGATTCTCCAGGAGAATACCCCATTACCCTAAATATACATCCAGTACGTCACAGTGCAGATGTATCATCTGGTCCCTACAATCATGAAGAATGTTCTGCAGATAATTCAGATCTTGCTATACATAGTACAGCTCATAAAGATGTTACAATATTATCTTGTTTTGAATCTGGTAAAAGTTCTATatgtcattcagtttttgttaaacagaaaccatttccatgctctgagtgtaagAAAGGTTTTAccaagaaatcagatcttgttgtacatcagagatgtcatacaggtgagaaaccatttccatgctctgagtgtgggaaatgttttacacagaaatcatgtcttgttagacatgagagaattcatacaggtgagaaaccatttccatgttctgagtgtgggaaatattttacacaaaaatcagatcttgttaaacatcagagaagtcacacaggtgagatgccatttccatgttctgagtgttggAAATGTTTTAAGAAGAAATCAGAGCTTgtgatacatcagagaagtcacacaggtgagaggccatttccatgccctgagtgtgggaaatgttatacacTTAAATCAgtccttattacacatcagagaagtcacacaggtgagaggccatttccctgctctgagtgtgggaaatgttttacacagaaagcaCATCTTGTTAGACACAAGAGAAGTCATACAgtagagaagccatttacatgttcagagtgtgggaaatgttttacacagaaatcatgtcttgttagacatgagagaattcatacaggtgagaaaccatgtccatgctctgagtgtgggaaatattttacacaaaaatcagatcttgttacacatcagagaagtcacacaggtgagaagccatttccatgttctgagtgtgggaaatgttatacacTTAAATCAgtccttattacacatcagagaagtcacacaggtgagtggCCATTtccctgctctgagtgtgggacatgttttacacagaaagcacatcttgttagacatgagacaaTTCATACAgtagagaagccatttacatgttcagagtgtgagaaatgttttacaagaaaatcacatcttgttaagcaTCAGAAAAGTCACAGGTAA